In one window of Duganella dendranthematis DNA:
- a CDS encoding autotransporter assembly complex protein TamA — translation MAQAAEGLKYEVRIDAPGDVRDLLEHNLDLVRFRGNDRIDREQLQRLVRVAPEQIRTLVATNGYYSPVVSATMDREAAGTPVVQVKVVPGEPVRVGEVDLSLQGFVPNPEQPADKQFDVNTLKATWPLNKGMIFRQDEWESAKRAILRSVVQTRYPRAQLVESQATVDPESHQANLRVAIDSGPELRFGELRIEGLKRYPDKVVRNLNQINPGDYYSEAALQSYQSRLQDTGYFASVEVSADTSAVLTEQLDAAAMTPEQNASAAMAPLPLLVRVVENKRKNVSAGIGYSTNTGNRTSLTYDDLAIFGLRMKSALTLETKKQTATTNFYFPVTPEGYNDSIGASFERSDISGEVTSVASIAGKRTWGTPLLERSLTLELLTETKTIGGIPSSQSKSLPLTYGVTWRKLDNLLFPTKGYALNAQVGGALLPILTDEAFVRGYARGVLYMPLSVNTNAVFRGELGALGSRDKTGVPAVYQFRAGGDQSVRGYGYQELGVPVDGAITGGRYLATASAEYQYWFKPQYGAAVFYDAGNAGDTFSALHPKSGYGVGARWKSPVGPINVDAAYGHAVHKYRLHFSLGFTF, via the coding sequence ATGGCGCAGGCGGCCGAAGGCCTGAAATACGAGGTCCGCATCGACGCTCCCGGCGACGTACGCGACCTGCTCGAACATAATCTGGACCTGGTGCGTTTTCGCGGCAACGACCGCATCGACCGCGAACAGCTGCAACGGCTGGTGCGGGTGGCGCCGGAACAGATCCGCACGCTGGTGGCAACCAATGGTTACTATTCGCCGGTGGTCAGCGCCACCATGGATCGCGAAGCGGCCGGCACGCCGGTGGTGCAGGTAAAGGTGGTGCCGGGAGAACCGGTGCGCGTGGGCGAGGTGGATCTGAGCCTGCAAGGCTTTGTCCCCAATCCCGAGCAGCCGGCCGACAAGCAGTTTGACGTCAATACGCTGAAAGCCACCTGGCCGCTGAACAAAGGCATGATCTTCCGCCAGGATGAATGGGAATCGGCCAAGCGGGCGATTTTGCGTTCGGTGGTGCAGACACGCTATCCGCGCGCGCAACTGGTGGAAAGCCAGGCCACAGTAGACCCGGAATCGCACCAGGCCAACCTGCGGGTGGCGATCGACAGCGGGCCGGAACTGCGCTTCGGTGAATTGCGCATCGAAGGCCTAAAGCGCTACCCGGACAAGGTGGTGCGCAACCTGAATCAAATCAATCCCGGAGACTACTACAGCGAAGCGGCGCTGCAATCCTACCAATCGCGCTTGCAGGACACGGGTTACTTCGCCAGCGTGGAAGTCAGCGCCGACACCAGCGCAGTGCTCACCGAGCAGCTCGACGCCGCCGCCATGACGCCGGAGCAGAACGCCAGCGCCGCCATGGCGCCGTTGCCGCTGCTGGTGCGCGTGGTGGAGAACAAACGCAAGAACGTCAGCGCGGGTATCGGTTATTCGACCAACACCGGTAACCGGACCTCGCTGACCTATGACGATCTGGCGATATTCGGCCTGCGCATGAAAAGCGCGCTGACGCTGGAAACCAAGAAGCAGACCGCCACCACCAATTTCTACTTCCCGGTCACGCCGGAAGGCTATAACGACAGTATCGGCGCCTCGTTTGAGCGCAGCGATATTTCCGGCGAGGTGACCAGCGTGGCCAGCATCGCCGGCAAGCGCACCTGGGGCACGCCGCTGCTGGAACGCTCGCTGACGCTGGAGCTGCTGACCGAGACCAAGACCATCGGCGGCATCCCGTCGAGCCAGAGCAAGAGTTTGCCGCTGACGTACGGCGTCACCTGGCGCAAGCTGGATAACCTGCTGTTCCCGACCAAGGGCTATGCACTGAATGCGCAGGTGGGCGGCGCGCTGCTGCCGATCCTGACCGACGAGGCGTTTGTGCGCGGCTATGCGCGCGGCGTGTTGTACATGCCGCTGAGCGTGAACACCAACGCCGTCTTCCGGGGCGAACTCGGTGCGCTCGGTTCGCGCGATAAGACCGGCGTGCCGGCCGTGTATCAGTTCCGTGCCGGCGGCGACCAGTCGGTGCGCGGCTATGGCTATCAGGAGCTGGGCGTGCCGGTGGATGGCGCGATTACCGGCGGCCGTTACCTGGCCACGGCCAGCGCGGAGTACCAGTACTGGTTCAAGCCGCAGTATGGCGCGGCGGTGTTCTACGATGCGGGTAATGCTGGCGATACGTTCAGCGCCCTGCATCCAAAGTCCGGCTATGGCGTGGGTGCGCGCTGGAAGAGCCCTGTGGGGCCGATCAATGTCGATGCCGCATATGGACACGCGGTTCATAAATATCGTTTGCACTTCTCGCTGGGATTCACTTTCTGA